The following are encoded in a window of Gramella sp. MT6 genomic DNA:
- a CDS encoding histidine kinase dimerization/phospho-acceptor domain-containing protein, which yields MDKQELQELPSTYIDEFRMLNEAVNELTRKNKEVFENQKQFIEDASHELQTPLSIIQSKLEALVSRTTLTAEQAAIVDSIIGSTQRLKKLNKTLLLLAKIENSQFLMTDEVNVNGIIGRSLEYYDEQKNILNIKMKINIRKRVVISGNKMLTEILIQNLLKNAFLHNVEDGMVDIKLDKKQLVVTNSGNQKSISQKGCTKDLINLLIILNLGA from the coding sequence TTGGATAAGCAGGAACTACAAGAACTGCCATCTACATATATAGATGAGTTTCGGATGCTAAATGAAGCCGTTAATGAGCTGACCCGGAAAAACAAGGAGGTATTTGAAAATCAGAAGCAGTTTATAGAAGACGCCTCCCATGAATTGCAAACACCCTTATCCATAATTCAGTCAAAATTGGAAGCGCTAGTGAGCAGAACCACGTTAACCGCAGAACAAGCAGCTATTGTAGACAGTATCATTGGCTCTACGCAACGGCTAAAAAAACTGAACAAAACCCTTTTACTGCTGGCCAAAATAGAAAATAGTCAGTTCCTGATGACGGACGAGGTTAATGTCAATGGAATAATCGGCAGATCCCTGGAATATTATGACGAACAGAAAAATATCCTGAATATTAAAATGAAAATTAATATAAGAAAAAGGGTTGTAATTTCAGGAAACAAGATGCTTACCGAAATCCTCATCCAGAATTTGCTTAAAAATGCCTTTTTACATAATGTCGAAGATGGAATGGTAGACATAAAATTAGACAAGAAACAATTGGTTGTTACCAATTCTGGCAATCAAAAAAGTATAAGTCAAAAAGGCTGTACCAAAGATTTAATAAATCTTCTAATAATCCTGAATCTTGGGGCTTAG
- a CDS encoding PepSY-like domain-containing protein has protein sequence MKTSKNLFRILLFSLLFIGGNVATATAQSEIKELSEKSIEFSELPEAVKDAFKNSEYAEWEIEEVEKVETNKGTMYELEVENEDETYYELYFSPEGKLVLKKEKSHKDGEDDHR, from the coding sequence ATGAAAACAAGTAAAAATTTATTTCGCATTTTATTATTCTCCTTACTTTTTATAGGAGGTAATGTGGCTACAGCAACTGCCCAATCGGAGATCAAAGAGTTAAGTGAAAAGTCCATTGAGTTCTCTGAACTACCCGAAGCCGTAAAGGATGCTTTTAAGAACTCGGAATACGCCGAATGGGAAATAGAGGAGGTGGAAAAGGTTGAGACCAATAAGGGCACTATGTATGAGCTTGAGGTCGAAAACGAAGATGAAACCTATTATGAACTTTATTTTAGTCCGGAAGGAAAATTAGTGCTCAAAAAAGAGAAAAGCCACAAAGATGGTGAAGATGATCATCGATAA
- a CDS encoding response regulator transcription factor, whose translation MKLLIIEDEPEMLKSLEDFAIEEGFTCDTAGNYWDGAERINLYDYDCIILDINLPDGSGFDLLEALHKTDKTDGVIILSARNSLDDKIKGLGLGADDYLTKPFYFSELNARVKAIIRRKQFKTNKLVRYSNLIIEPDQYIVGVNELESKLSLTKKEYAILTHLISNHKRVLTKVSLAEYIWGDYVDEAQSFDFLFSQIKNLKRKLKDAGAQVEISNIYGIGYQIKSL comes from the coding sequence ATGAAACTGCTTATAATAGAAGACGAACCTGAAATGCTAAAAAGCCTTGAAGATTTTGCCATAGAGGAAGGGTTTACTTGTGATACCGCAGGCAATTATTGGGATGGTGCTGAGCGTATCAATCTCTATGATTATGATTGTATTATCCTAGACATCAATCTCCCTGATGGAAGTGGGTTCGATTTACTTGAAGCTCTCCATAAAACAGATAAAACCGATGGAGTAATTATCCTTTCTGCTCGTAATTCCCTTGATGATAAAATAAAAGGACTGGGCTTGGGGGCGGATGACTATTTGACTAAGCCCTTCTATTTTTCAGAACTAAATGCCCGTGTAAAGGCAATTATCAGAAGGAAACAATTTAAGACTAATAAATTGGTTCGTTATTCAAACCTTATAATCGAACCAGATCAGTACATTGTGGGAGTCAATGAACTTGAAAGTAAACTTTCTCTGACTAAAAAAGAATATGCAATACTCACTCACTTGATTAGTAATCACAAGCGGGTACTTACCAAAGTTTCATTGGCAGAATATATATGGGGAGATTATGTAGATGAGGCACAGAGTTTTGATTTTTTATTCTCTCAAATCAAAAACCTAAAACGTAAATTAAAAGATGCCGGGGCACAGGTGGAAATAAGCAATATTTATGGTATTGGTTATCAAATTAAGTCTTTATGA
- a CDS encoding superoxide dismutase produces MDRKDFIKNSTILGSATILPVNNVFSRGVNENGIDKLVDNNGNFIQKSLPYNKTFLEPHMDEETLHLHYEFHHGGAVKGANKDLDNIKKHLKSGEMEMVDLWTRKLAYHFSSHVLHSIFWTNLTNKKTQPKADLLKQIEKDFGSFDKLQAYIAKVSKSVEGSGWGILGYQPYSQSLTLLQCENHQKLTQWGVIPILVIDVWEHAYYLKHKNKRGDFVDTVLDIIDWDNVADRYNTAIKLR; encoded by the coding sequence ATGGACCGAAAAGATTTTATAAAAAATTCAACAATATTGGGTAGTGCAACTATCCTCCCCGTTAATAACGTTTTTTCTCGAGGTGTGAATGAAAATGGTATTGATAAATTAGTAGATAACAATGGTAATTTTATTCAGAAGTCGCTACCTTACAATAAAACCTTTCTGGAACCTCATATGGATGAAGAAACTCTGCATCTACATTACGAATTTCATCATGGTGGAGCGGTAAAAGGAGCTAATAAAGATCTCGACAATATTAAAAAGCACCTTAAGTCTGGTGAAATGGAAATGGTCGATTTATGGACAAGGAAATTAGCCTATCATTTTTCAAGCCACGTACTTCATTCTATTTTCTGGACTAACCTGACCAATAAAAAAACCCAGCCAAAAGCAGATTTATTAAAACAGATAGAAAAAGATTTTGGTTCGTTTGATAAACTCCAAGCATACATAGCCAAAGTTTCCAAAAGTGTTGAGGGCAGTGGTTGGGGTATTTTAGGTTATCAGCCTTACTCACAGTCCCTTACACTTTTGCAATGTGAAAACCATCAAAAATTAACACAATGGGGGGTTATTCCTATTTTGGTAATAGATGTATGGGAACACGCCTATTATTTAAAGCATAAAAATAAAAGAGGAGATTTTGTAGATACTGTGTTAGATATTATTGATTGGGATAATGTAGCAGATAGATATAACACCGCCATTAAACTTCGATAA
- a CDS encoding PQQ-dependent sugar dehydrogenase, with translation MRRILLLSGLALSLIACGENENNSETAQTKENAETTNGEQVQEPTDVPDPIEAESSDQYSYEMVVEDLDIPWGFTFLPDGSILITEKKGEIIHFKDGKKTKVQGAPDVYDRGQGGLLDVVLHPDYENNGWIYFTYSSKEGEGDGGNTALMRAKLEGDQLTNKEVLYKASPNTTKGQHFGSRIAFDNEGHLYFSAGERGARDVNPQDITRDNGKVYRLNDDGTVPSDNPFVDEENAVEAIYSYGHRNPQGMILNPETGEIWVHEHGPQGGDEINVVKKGANYGWPVVTYGENYDGTPITEERSKPGMEDPIFYWLPSIAPSGFAYVTSDKFPELKGNLLVGSLKFQYLELLELDGKKIKKRTKLLEDSGRMRDVRQGPDGNIYVALEGKGIAKLTKNQ, from the coding sequence ATGAGAAGAATATTATTGCTATCGGGACTTGCCTTAAGTCTCATTGCCTGCGGGGAAAATGAAAATAATTCTGAAACCGCACAAACTAAAGAAAACGCAGAAACAACTAACGGCGAACAGGTTCAGGAACCTACCGATGTTCCAGACCCTATCGAAGCTGAAAGTTCAGATCAATATTCCTATGAAATGGTCGTAGAAGACCTGGACATTCCCTGGGGATTTACCTTTTTACCAGACGGAAGTATCCTGATCACCGAGAAAAAGGGTGAGATAATTCATTTTAAAGATGGTAAGAAAACCAAAGTTCAGGGTGCGCCAGATGTTTATGATCGTGGACAGGGTGGACTTTTAGATGTAGTGCTTCACCCGGATTATGAAAATAACGGCTGGATATATTTTACTTATTCCTCTAAAGAAGGTGAAGGTGATGGTGGAAACACAGCCCTTATGAGAGCAAAACTAGAAGGGGATCAACTCACAAATAAAGAAGTACTTTATAAGGCCTCTCCAAATACTACCAAGGGACAGCACTTTGGTTCCAGAATTGCCTTCGATAATGAAGGACATCTTTATTTTAGTGCCGGAGAGCGTGGAGCACGTGATGTGAACCCGCAGGATATTACCCGTGATAATGGTAAGGTCTACCGCCTTAATGATGATGGAACTGTCCCATCAGACAATCCTTTTGTAGATGAGGAAAATGCAGTAGAAGCGATTTATTCTTACGGGCATCGTAATCCGCAGGGTATGATCCTTAATCCTGAAACCGGAGAGATCTGGGTTCATGAACATGGTCCACAGGGTGGAGATGAGATCAATGTGGTAAAAAAAGGAGCGAACTATGGCTGGCCCGTAGTCACTTATGGTGAAAATTATGATGGCACGCCTATCACCGAGGAAAGATCAAAACCAGGCATGGAAGATCCTATTTTTTACTGGTTACCTTCTATTGCACCTAGCGGATTTGCTTATGTGACTTCAGATAAATTCCCGGAATTAAAAGGAAATTTATTAGTAGGATCATTGAAATTCCAATATCTGGAACTTTTAGAACTGGATGGTAAAAAAATCAAAAAAAGAACTAAATTGCTAGAAGACTCGGGAAGAATGAGAGATGTGAGACAGGGACCAGATGGCAATATTTATGTTGCTTTAGAAGGTAAAGGAATCGCAAAACTAACTAAGAACCAATAA
- a CDS encoding response regulator yields the protein MKKVLVIQEDIIILKILERLTTLNGFDCKAIRSLDALNIEDQQTNFDFIITDILFEGIAPLQFVAQVQEVLLHKNLLIVTNMGQDKIKQEIFSLRGITGFYAVPIDLDEIEAIIQAY from the coding sequence ATGAAGAAGGTCCTGGTGATCCAAGAGGATATCATTATCCTTAAGATTCTGGAAAGACTAACAACGCTGAACGGTTTCGATTGTAAAGCAATTAGGTCATTAGATGCTCTTAATATTGAAGATCAACAAACCAATTTTGATTTTATCATTACAGATATTTTGTTTGAAGGGATCGCACCATTACAATTTGTTGCCCAGGTACAAGAGGTTTTGCTTCATAAGAATCTATTGATAGTAACCAATATGGGACAGGATAAGATAAAACAGGAAATTTTTTCCCTGAGAGGTATTACCGGTTTTTATGCAGTACCTATAGACCTCGATGAAATCGAAGCTATAATACAGGCCTATTAA
- a CDS encoding YaiO family outer membrane beta-barrel protein: MIRKFFLLIILLVSVCGFSQEIQEKNTDSLYFQGLKFYKNQEFKTSLAYTNRGLELAPEYHDIRILRVRNYWALDMIQNATSDLEFLLAEAEDYPGVRELVLRQTKLLKDPETALKFLNKIEETGSLSTNSRILKSQLLLENKQKSESREIALELFNDPDLDEKDRYLLQNILKRTISNEIGINYQYIYFSDSYNREAWQTISPEFQHYFNRTAVIARLNYNDRGYQNGTLYELEAYPVFSDKVYSFLNVGISNGSLYPDLRTSASIFVNFLRKFEFEAGGRLLHFSDQDYFSAIAGLTMYQGKFYLNTRIFMGPEINDQYTQNYQLNVRYYLNNTDNFLMLRLGTGISPDESTIFTQVQENPGLEAYYSNLGINFTIGPRHIIQAGIGYLFEDITSEKEGDQAIGNIGYRFRF; encoded by the coding sequence ATGATCAGAAAGTTTTTTCTTTTAATTATCCTGCTTGTTTCCGTGTGTGGGTTCTCCCAGGAAATTCAGGAAAAAAATACAGATAGTTTATATTTCCAGGGTCTGAAATTCTATAAAAACCAGGAATTTAAAACTTCACTTGCATACACCAATCGCGGGTTAGAATTAGCTCCGGAATACCACGACATAAGGATATTAAGAGTCCGTAATTACTGGGCTCTTGATATGATCCAGAATGCCACCAGCGACCTTGAGTTTCTTTTGGCTGAAGCTGAAGACTATCCAGGTGTTAGAGAACTTGTACTCAGACAAACCAAATTGCTTAAGGATCCCGAAACAGCTTTAAAATTTTTAAATAAAATAGAAGAAACCGGCAGTTTGAGTACGAATTCACGGATCCTCAAATCGCAATTATTACTGGAAAACAAACAGAAATCTGAATCCCGGGAAATCGCACTGGAATTATTTAATGATCCAGATCTCGATGAAAAAGACCGGTATTTACTTCAGAATATTCTGAAAAGGACCATTAGCAATGAAATTGGGATCAATTACCAATACATTTACTTTAGTGATAGCTACAACCGTGAGGCCTGGCAAACCATTAGCCCTGAATTTCAACATTATTTCAATCGTACAGCAGTTATTGCCCGTCTGAATTATAATGACCGAGGTTACCAGAATGGGACTTTATATGAACTTGAGGCATACCCTGTATTTAGTGACAAGGTATATTCTTTCCTTAACGTAGGAATTTCCAATGGCTCATTATATCCAGATCTAAGGACCAGTGCATCTATATTCGTGAATTTTCTTCGGAAATTTGAATTTGAAGCAGGTGGTCGACTTTTACATTTTTCAGACCAGGATTATTTTTCTGCCATTGCAGGACTTACGATGTATCAGGGAAAATTCTATCTGAATACCAGAATATTTATGGGACCGGAGATCAATGACCAGTATACGCAGAATTACCAGTTGAATGTTCGTTACTATCTGAATAATACAGACAACTTTCTAATGCTTCGTTTGGGAACAGGAATTTCTCCAGATGAAAGTACGATCTTCACCCAGGTACAGGAAAATCCGGGACTGGAAGCCTATTACTCGAATCTTGGAATAAATTTCACCATAGGACCACGCCATATTATCCAGGCAGGGATTGGATATTTGTTTGAAGATATAACGAGCGAAAAAGAAGGTGACCAGGCAATAGGAAATATTGGATATAGATTCAGGTTTTAA
- a CDS encoding site-specific integrase, protein MPDYTTFSVLFFVRKHHDETKKLFIYARITVDGKRSEISLKRSIPVNQWDTSKGRARGTAPKSRILNQYLDQVYNKLLDCHKQLSSENKVISAQTIKARFYGKDEHHKTLLELMDYHNTNMKNVLKPGTLKNYYTTETYLKEYLNKKLKCNDINLKQINYRFVTDFEQFLRNYSAKVSRKTCGNNGTMKHLERFKKMLNLAIKLEWLVKNPFDNFKFRFEKNERQYLNKRELQILETTEFTRSSLQKVKDIFVFSCYTGLAYVDIKKLTLHQIVKGIDGSNWIYTKREKTEETIKVPVLPQAQILLDKYKDQIISGDYLFPVCSNQKVNKYLKEVMQQLKIKKTITFHSARHTFATTITLSNGVPIETVSKLLGHTKLSTTQIYARVIDSKISSDMECLKKKLK, encoded by the coding sequence ATGCCTGATTACACTACCTTTTCCGTATTATTCTTTGTCCGAAAACATCATGATGAGACCAAGAAATTATTTATTTATGCCCGAATTACTGTTGATGGAAAACGCTCCGAAATTAGTCTGAAAAGATCAATTCCGGTGAATCAATGGGATACCTCAAAAGGACGCGCCAGGGGAACCGCTCCAAAATCACGAATTCTAAACCAGTACTTAGACCAGGTTTACAATAAGCTGTTAGACTGCCATAAGCAGCTGTCGTCAGAGAATAAAGTTATCTCCGCCCAGACTATCAAAGCCCGTTTCTATGGGAAGGATGAACATCACAAAACTTTACTGGAACTGATGGATTATCATAATACTAATATGAAGAATGTATTAAAACCCGGCACCCTCAAAAACTATTATACGACCGAAACTTATTTAAAGGAGTATTTAAATAAAAAACTGAAATGCAATGATATTAACCTTAAACAGATCAATTACCGGTTTGTAACGGACTTTGAACAGTTCTTACGCAATTATTCGGCAAAAGTTTCACGCAAGACCTGTGGGAATAATGGTACCATGAAACACCTGGAACGTTTCAAGAAGATGCTTAACCTGGCTATTAAACTGGAATGGCTGGTAAAAAATCCATTTGACAACTTTAAATTCCGGTTTGAGAAAAATGAACGGCAGTATCTCAATAAACGGGAGCTTCAAATATTAGAGACGACCGAATTTACGAGAAGTAGCTTGCAAAAAGTAAAAGATATTTTTGTTTTCTCTTGCTATACGGGGCTTGCTTATGTTGATATTAAAAAATTAACCCTTCATCAGATTGTAAAAGGAATTGATGGGAGTAACTGGATCTATACCAAACGGGAAAAAACAGAAGAAACTATAAAGGTGCCTGTACTTCCCCAGGCGCAAATCTTATTAGATAAATACAAGGACCAAATTATATCAGGTGATTATTTGTTTCCTGTTTGTTCCAATCAAAAGGTCAATAAATACCTAAAAGAGGTGATGCAGCAACTGAAAATAAAAAAGACTATCACCTTTCATTCTGCCAGGCATACCTTTGCCACCACCATAACTTTATCTAACGGGGTGCCAATTGAAACGGTCTCTAAGTTATTAGGACATACTAAATTATCGACTACGCAGATCTATGCCAGGGTGATTGATTCCAAAATATCCAGTGATATGGAATGTTTAAAAAAGAAATTAAAATAA
- a CDS encoding glycosyltransferase has protein sequence MLSSLREFFSSEYVFLAANYIFFFYGIILMTFYFSGVVLASRAIKRNKRKSLFLQVNDIVSATDIPSISVIAPAYNEGLTIIENVKSLLSIQYPYYELILVNDGSKDDSLEQLIEEFQLERRDATFITQPIPTASVKYFYRSKLSKYTHLTVLDKNNGGRADALNAGINFASSELVVCTDADCIIEQDALLKMVRPYLEENEKEVIACGGGIGIANDSVIKNGVLKELRLPDNLVPMVQVVEYIRAFLLGRMAWSEINGLMLVSGAFGMYPRKRVIEVNGFDAKTVGEDLELCIRLRMLMEEKKLPYKVVYLPETLCWTEGPPDHSILIKQRDRWARGLWETLKMHRKLFLNRKYRYMGLIFYPYWLFFEFGAPIVEFLGVICIIAFAFFGMINWPMAILLFTAAYLIGCVFSTAAIFMYVKNFDHYHKPKQIIELLLAAYLEPFLYHPILVYGQMKGYYKKIFGIKSGWGTMTRKGFKVSDS, from the coding sequence ATGTTGAGTAGCCTAAGAGAATTTTTCAGCAGTGAGTATGTTTTCCTGGCGGCGAACTATATATTCTTTTTCTATGGAATAATATTAATGACCTTTTACTTTAGTGGGGTGGTCCTGGCAAGCCGCGCCATAAAAAGGAATAAAAGAAAATCTCTATTCTTACAGGTAAATGATATTGTAAGTGCTACAGATATTCCTTCGATATCGGTTATAGCTCCGGCATACAATGAAGGATTAACGATCATAGAAAATGTGAAGTCCTTGCTATCCATTCAATATCCATATTATGAACTGATCCTGGTTAACGATGGTAGTAAAGATGATTCTCTGGAGCAGCTTATTGAAGAATTTCAGCTGGAACGCAGGGACGCGACGTTTATCACACAGCCTATTCCAACGGCTTCAGTAAAGTATTTTTATCGCAGCAAACTTTCAAAATATACTCATCTTACCGTATTGGATAAAAATAACGGTGGACGGGCAGACGCGTTGAATGCAGGGATAAACTTTGCTTCTTCTGAATTGGTAGTTTGTACAGATGCCGATTGTATCATAGAACAGGATGCTCTTTTAAAAATGGTGAGGCCATACCTGGAAGAAAATGAAAAGGAAGTTATCGCCTGTGGCGGTGGAATTGGAATTGCCAATGATTCTGTAATTAAGAATGGCGTTCTCAAGGAATTGAGACTTCCTGACAATCTGGTGCCTATGGTGCAGGTCGTAGAATATATCAGGGCATTCTTATTAGGTAGAATGGCCTGGAGCGAGATCAACGGTCTCATGCTTGTCTCCGGTGCATTTGGGATGTATCCCAGGAAAAGAGTTATTGAGGTGAATGGTTTTGACGCGAAGACCGTTGGAGAAGATCTTGAACTTTGTATTCGACTTCGCATGCTTATGGAAGAGAAGAAATTACCCTATAAAGTGGTATATCTTCCAGAAACGCTTTGCTGGACTGAAGGTCCGCCAGATCACAGTATCTTGATTAAACAAAGAGATCGATGGGCGAGGGGGCTATGGGAGACCCTGAAGATGCATCGTAAGCTATTTCTCAATCGTAAGTATCGCTACATGGGATTAATTTTTTATCCATATTGGTTGTTCTTCGAGTTTGGTGCACCAATTGTTGAATTCCTTGGTGTTATTTGCATTATAGCATTCGCTTTTTTCGGAATGATCAACTGGCCTATGGCAATCTTGCTATTTACAGCTGCCTATCTGATAGGATGTGTATTTTCTACGGCAGCGATCTTTATGTATGTTAAGAATTTTGATCATTATCATAAACCTAAGCAGATCATAGAATTATTACTGGCCGCTTATCTTGAACCTTTCCTATACCACCCCATACTGGTGTACGGACAGATGAAAGGTTACTATAAAAAGATCTTTGGTATAAAATCCGGTTGGGGAACTATGACAAGAAAGGGATTCAAAGTTTCAGATTCTTAA
- the chrA gene encoding chromate efflux transporter: MEKLPFKEALRVWVKVAIHSFGGPAGQIAVMHKILVEEKKWISESRFLHALNYCMLLPGPEAQQLATYIGWLLHRNKGGLVAGILFVLPGFISILILSILYAAYRDIGIVEAIFFGIKPAVLAIVIGAVIKIGKRALKNEVMVSMAVLAFIAIFFFQIDFPYIVLAAGLIGFIGGKLWEEKFHVIKGHREKRDEDNAFYIDSYIQPVKPSLVKSLKTIFLFLSLWALPLILIAMWIGTENIFFSEGIFFSKTAVVTFGGAYAVLAYIAQKAVEDYGWLRSGEMLDGLGMAETTPGPLIQVVQFVGFMGAYRLSGTMDPLMAGILASFLVTWTTFIPCFLFIFTGAPYIEYLRGQKT, encoded by the coding sequence TTGGAAAAATTACCTTTCAAGGAAGCCCTGAGAGTATGGGTGAAAGTAGCTATCCACAGTTTCGGAGGACCAGCTGGGCAAATTGCAGTAATGCATAAAATATTGGTAGAAGAAAAAAAGTGGATCAGTGAGAGCCGTTTTCTACATGCTCTCAATTACTGCATGTTATTGCCGGGACCAGAAGCACAGCAACTAGCTACCTATATCGGCTGGTTGCTTCACAGAAACAAGGGAGGACTGGTTGCGGGGATATTATTTGTCCTACCAGGTTTTATCTCCATATTAATCCTTAGTATTCTCTATGCAGCATACCGGGATATAGGAATTGTAGAAGCCATTTTTTTTGGCATTAAACCTGCTGTATTGGCCATCGTTATTGGTGCAGTCATCAAAATAGGGAAAAGAGCCCTAAAAAATGAGGTCATGGTGAGTATGGCAGTACTCGCTTTTATCGCTATTTTTTTCTTCCAGATCGACTTTCCTTATATTGTTCTGGCTGCTGGGTTAATAGGTTTTATAGGCGGAAAACTTTGGGAAGAAAAATTTCATGTAATAAAGGGACATAGAGAAAAAAGGGATGAAGATAATGCCTTTTATATAGACAGCTATATCCAGCCGGTAAAGCCGTCTCTTGTAAAAAGCCTGAAAACCATATTCCTCTTTTTAAGTTTATGGGCACTACCGTTGATACTGATCGCCATGTGGATTGGAACGGAGAACATTTTCTTCTCAGAAGGGATATTTTTCAGTAAAACGGCAGTGGTTACGTTTGGAGGAGCTTATGCAGTCTTGGCCTATATTGCTCAAAAAGCAGTGGAAGATTATGGCTGGCTAAGAAGTGGGGAAATGCTGGACGGTCTGGGAATGGCAGAAACAACACCGGGCCCCCTCATCCAGGTCGTTCAATTTGTTGGGTTTATGGGAGCTTATCGCTTATCTGGTACGATGGATCCTCTTATGGCCGGCATCTTAGCTTCCTTTTTGGTGACCTGGACAACTTTTATTCCCTGCTTCCTGTTTATATTTACCGGCGCACCCTATATTGAATACCTCCGGGGGCAAAAAACCTAA
- a CDS encoding cytochrome c, protein MKKLLFVFGLAAAMVACKSDKKDKDAEEEESYVIPSSEKSSENSPLTASIDRGKKIYNDLCVTCHLPTGKGIPGTYPPLDGSNWLTEKREESIRGVKYGMQGPIEVNGEKYDNIMTPMGLSDQEVADAMNYVMNSWSNDIKDMVTVEEVAAVQEKEE, encoded by the coding sequence ATGAAAAAACTTTTATTTGTATTTGGACTGGCTGCAGCTATGGTGGCCTGTAAATCTGACAAAAAGGATAAGGATGCTGAAGAAGAAGAATCCTATGTAATCCCATCTTCAGAAAAATCTAGTGAAAACTCACCTTTAACAGCAAGTATCGATAGGGGGAAGAAGATTTATAACGACCTATGTGTAACCTGTCATTTACCAACCGGTAAAGGAATTCCAGGGACTTATCCTCCACTCGACGGATCTAACTGGCTTACAGAAAAACGTGAGGAAAGTATTCGCGGTGTGAAATATGGTATGCAGGGACCAATTGAAGTGAATGGTGAAAAGTATGATAATATTATGACTCCTATGGGCTTAAGCGATCAGGAAGTTGCAGATGCCATGAATTATGTAATGAATTCATGGAGTAATGATATTAAAGATATGGTTACAGTAGAAGAAGTAGCAGCCGTTCAGGAAAAAGAAGAATAG